The Aphanothece sacrum FPU1 sequence AGATTTTATATAAGCTACAAACTTGGGCCGATGATTCTTTGGGGGGACTTACTCAGACTTTAGAATCTCAAGAAACCTATGTATTACAAGGCTTTTGGCTCCCTCCCACAGAATAACTATAAGTTCAATGAATATTAACCAGGATAATTATGACAAATCCCGTTTTTTTAGCCGAAAATCAGTTACTATCTGACTTAGGTAAATCTCTTGTCACAGGTTCTTTGAGTGATGAACGGGTGCTAAATCAGACCAACAATGAACCCCCGATCAAAATTCTCCCTAACGCCAATGTACTAAAAATTGGTGGACAAAGTTTTATGGATCGCGGTCGTCGGGCGGTTTTCCCCTTAATTGAGGAAATTGTCGAAAATTTGGGCCGTCATCAGATGATTATAGGTACAGGGGGGGGAACTCGCGCTCGTCATGCCTATAGTGTAGGCGTTGATCTGGGACTACCTACAGGGGTTTTAAGTGTCTTGGGAACCTTTGTCAGTATGCAAAATGCTCGCATGATCTATTATTTATTAGCACAACATGGCATTCCTTTCATTGAACCTGTACAGTTTGGGCAAATG is a genomic window containing:
- a CDS encoding amino acid kinase family protein; the protein is MTNPVFLAENQLLSDLGKSLVTGSLSDERVLNQTNNEPPIKILPNANVLKIGGQSFMDRGRRAVFPLIEEIVENLGRHQMIIGTGGGTRARHAYSVGVDLGLPTGVLSVLGTFVSMQNARMIYYLLAQHGIPFIEPVQFGQMSHYLAERGAVIFFGMPPYTFWHENPSIGRIPPHRTDTGAYLVSEVFGTKSMIFIKDEEGLYTADPKKEPNAKFIKRISVGELRELDLQDVIVERSLMTFMENASNRRSIRVINGLQPGNLTRALNGQDIGTEIYAD